One genomic segment of Bombyx mori chromosome W, ASM3026992v2 includes these proteins:
- the LOC134198698 gene encoding GATA zinc finger domain-containing protein 14-like, producing the protein MSRGLKGKSLPYIDSDPDYELSKAKKQRTNKPNKPNMDYAIIENPQNDDEHFDNIYRTSTIVGGKYPHLMNTNKEIALENTKINDAGLPKFCIPYEQPKFKLPYNPVVALREKYKINPNVKITQTKFEDPKKSNELPLNCTVLQNDAINLSAGKSANENLSVNALNLTKTKDAETITDDNIIVNDEEKNFIASLRASNITISSLSSLLANKDSDVNNNSKIQRNYEDTSETIDLLDDDYDGGTPNIDPNVLKILEDQSEANKSFIGLLLKILTKGHIIVANEVESMPTEIILEKLNLAGVDVLKLIELLKVCLQEYLESKNKTRQQPLVANKSTETVPNIEIRTILNPPTFQLTTSVNDGGYSSSVSTQTNEPALQVQLKSVSQPHCPSQDVHSIICRPNQQYNYSQQTNQNTNTVQQPSQIVAPRQTPFAMPHIQAVMPQKNFASAITNFPAIPAQNIQINSSQPLPQNQNNFQLPQNQTESVNRPYYNTQGSMDYSYQNSQQKQGSGRRSSQEVYNSNNNNSSLRYGGHGRPRQSFNPCNNAMPHIGNYSDRYNQYNNVTAVTESSYSHMIRHQNSVDPRFNSSQNAMGFYNQMDNYACNNTSNVQ; encoded by the exons atgtcTAGAGGACTTAAAGGGAAATCCCTTCCATACATAGACAGTGATCCCGATTATGAACTATCGAAAGCTAAGAAACAGCGAACCAATAAACCGAATAAACCAAACATGGATTATGCTATCATAGAAAATCCACAAAATGATGATGAACATTTTGACAATATTTATCGCACAAGTACAATCGTTGGCGGTAAATATCCACATCTTATGAACACCAATAAAGAAATAGCACTAGAAAATACCAAAATCAACGACGCCGGCTTACCAAAATTTTGCATACCTTATGAACAACCCAAATTTAAACTGCCATATAATCCAGTAGTAGCACTGagagaaaaatacaaaataaatccaAATGTTAAAATCACGCAAACTAAATTTGAAGACCCGAAAAAGTCTAACGAACTGCCTTTAAATTGTACTGTTTTACAAAATGATGCCATTAATTTATCGGCAGGGAAAAGTGCTAATGAAAATTTAAGTGTTAACGcacttaatttaacaaaaaccaaAGATGCTGAAACCATCACCGATGacaatattattgtaaatgaTGAAGAGAAAAACTTTATCGCATCTCTAAGGGCCAGCAATATAACGATATCAAGTTTATCTTCGTTATTGGCCAACAAAGATAGTGATGTCAATAATAACTCTAAAATTCAAAGAAACTATGAAGATACTTCAGAAACTATTGATTTACTGGACGATGATTATGACGGCGGTACACCTAACATTGATCCTAATGTATTGAAAATCTTAGAAGATCAGAGCGAAGCAAACAAAAGCTTTATCGGGCTTTTGCTGAAAATTTTAACAAAGGGTCACATTATAGTAGCGAACGAAGTAGAGAGTATGCCGACAGAAATCATTCTGGAAAAACTTAATTTAGCAGGAGTCGATGTACTGAAACTTATAGAGCTATTAAAAGTATGCCTCCAGGAGTATTTGGAgtcaaaaaataaaacccgtCAGCAGCCGCTTGTTGCAAATAAATCAACAGAGACTGTTCCAAATATTGAAATAAGAACAATTCTAAACCCCCCTACTTTCCAACTTACGACATCAGTAAACGATGGTGGCTATTCATCTTCTGTTAGTACGCAGACAAACGAACCTGCTCTACAAGTTCAGCTCAAGAGCGTCTCCCAGCCGCACTGTCCTTCACAAGACGTGCATTCAATAATTTGTCGACCTAACCAACAATATAATTATTCGCAGCAAACAAATCAAAACACCAATACCGTACAACAACCATCTCAGATCGTTGCACCACGTCAGACTCCTTTCGCAATGCCACATATCCAGGCAGTCATGCCGCAGAAAAATTTTGCAAGTGCGATTACTAATTTCCCCGCTATTCCTgcacaaaatattcaaattaattcatCGCAACCACTTCCGCAAAACCAAAACAATTTCCAGCTACCGCAGAATCAAACTGAATCGGTTAATAGGCCATATTACAACACGCAGGGTTCAATGGATTACTCTTACCAG AATTCCCAACAGAAACAAGGCTCCGGTAGAAGAAGTTCACAAGAAGTTTATAACTCCAACAATAACAATTCTTCTCTCCGATATGGTGGCCATGGTCGCCCTCGTCAAAGCTTCAATCCGTGCAATAACGCAATGCCTCACATTGGTAATTACTCCGACCGTTATAATCAATACAATAATGTTACGGCGGTGACAGAATCATCGTATTCACACATGATAAGACACCAAAACTCAGTCGATCCGAGGTTTAATTCGTCACAAAATGCAATGGGTTTCTATAATCAGATGGATAATTATGCTTGCAATAATACAAGCAATGTACAATAG